GTCTTTTTATCGCGACGACCGCTCCGGCGGCCGACTTGGTGCTCAAGGGCGCCACCGCCTGGAAGAAGGACTACATCTTCAATGCCGGGTACTGGGAGTTTTCGCGCCAGGTCGAGAAGCGTTCCGGCGGGAAGATCAAGGTGGAATGGAAGGGTGGTCCCGAAATCTCGTCACCTTTCGAGATGTTGGGCCTGGTGCAACGAGGGGTGCTGGATGTCCTGGGCGGCGCCGGCGCTTACGATTCCGCCAAGATACCGGAGGGAGTCTTCCTGGAGTACTTTGTCGGGAGCACCAGCGACCTGCGCAAGGCCGGCGTCACCAAGTTCTTTGACGAAATCACCCAGAAACGGACCGGAGTGAAGCTCCTCGGGCTCAGCTCCGGGCCGGTGGAGTTCGCCATCTTCACCAAGACGCCGGTGACCAGCATCGGCCAGTTCAAGGGCCTGAAGATGCGCAGCACGCCCACGTATCTGCCCCTGGGCCAGGCCCTCGGGGCCACCATGATCCAGGTGCCTTGGCCCGATGTCTACAACGCCCTGGAGCGGGGGGTCGTGGACGGATACTTCGCTCCGGTCATCGGCACCCTGTCGACGAAGCTCTACGAGCAGGTCTGCTGCATGCTCAAGCCGCACTTCTGGACCGTGCGCACGTGGATGTACATCAGCCTGGACAAATGGAACAAGCTCACGCCGGAACAGCAAAAGGTCCTGACGGACTCCATGATCGCGGTCGAGCAATGGACGCCGGGCTTCTACAATGACTACATCGGCGGGGAAATCGGCACGCTGGTGAACAAGCACGGCCTCAAGATCCATGAGCTCAAGGGCGACGAGGCCAAGCGCTTCCGCACGATGGCGTACGAGTCGTCATGGAAGAAATACCTGCCCAATTCGCCGGAGTACGGCAAGCAGATCCGGGAAATGGCGCGGAAGCTCGAGGACCGTTGAGCCACCCCGGAG
This Deltaproteobacteria bacterium DNA region includes the following protein-coding sequences:
- the dctP gene encoding TRAP transporter substrate-binding protein DctP; this encodes MRRALGCIVVLFTLGLFIATTAPAADLVLKGATAWKKDYIFNAGYWEFSRQVEKRSGGKIKVEWKGGPEISSPFEMLGLVQRGVLDVLGGAGAYDSAKIPEGVFLEYFVGSTSDLRKAGVTKFFDEITQKRTGVKLLGLSSGPVEFAIFTKTPVTSIGQFKGLKMRSTPTYLPLGQALGATMIQVPWPDVYNALERGVVDGYFAPVIGTLSTKLYEQVCCMLKPHFWTVRTWMYISLDKWNKLTPEQQKVLTDSMIAVEQWTPGFYNDYIGGEIGTLVNKHGLKIHELKGDEAKRFRTMAYESSWKKYLPNSPEYGKQIREMARKLEDR